cacggcatgtgggatcttcccagaccggggcacgaacccgtgtcccctgcatcggcaggcggactctcaaccactgcgccaccagggaagcccgggtctaACTTCTTGAAGTTTGCAGAACAAAGTGTATGGCAAATATGCGTTAAATCTAAGattaaatgaaaactaaaagtcCAATGAAGTCCACATTGCTATTTGACTCTAAAGGAACAGACAGCACCCTCCTCTTCTCCACGGCTTTCTGTTTGTATCTCTGTtatatcatttgtatttttttcatggttAGATGAATATGTCTGTTTCCCACTAGATTTTAAGCTCCTTGagtttacattttcatatttctgcTCCCTGCCACAGTGCCCCACACTCAAAAACATTTACTTTGTTGATGAATTGATTTGGTTGTGCATTCTAGTGAGTTATATACAAGGTTACTATAATGTAGTAAGACTCTTACAAATATACATGGGCTCAGACATTTTAGTGTGATGTCCTTCAATGCTGAACCCTCATTTCACTGATGCTATCcttcatcaaaatattttaggaaCTCCAGGTCGAGAAATGTCTTCACATAAGCTTTTAGAGgccagtacctagcacagtgcctggacatagtaggtactcaaaaaatacttattttactcTGAACCAACCAAATTTAGTCCAAAAACCTAATATTCAATATTAGCCAGtgatgtcctcttttttttttgcggtacgcgggcctctcactgttgtggcctctcccgtggcagagcacaggctccggacgcgcaggctcagcagccatggctcacgcgcccagccgctctgcggcacgtgggatcttcccggacgggggcacgaacccgtgtcccctgcattggcaggcagactctcaaccactgcgccaccagagaagcccgtgATGTCCTCTTCTTAAACCAAAACCACATTAGCTATCAGATTTGGCCTCAAATGATTTTTGGCTATATCTAAAACTTGAACtacattcaaaggaaaaagatGCAATTCTGAAAGAGGATTTCCATGTCCATTTTGAGCCATAGCAGCAGagctaaaataaatatgtagacTTCCAAGAGGACTGCTTTGAACGGGAAAATACACATTTGATTGTATAAATTGTACTTTGTTTATAGCAATAACAATCATACTACATTGCCTCAAAAAAATGTTTAGGTTATACCAATATGAGGATAGTCAGCTAAGAGCCTCTTGACTTAACAGAGGGACACGTGCTTCCTTCTACCTATATGGAAGTAAGGCTACACTTCTACTCTGGCTCTGGGGTCTCAGGATGCTAATGCTATAACCATTCAGTGTCTTTACGTCCTTAGTCaggaatcaaaataaaaaatagaactaaaataGAACTTGTTATAAAATTaactagataaataaaataaaatattctaacatATCACAGATCTTAGGAACAAGTGGGAAGGCCAAGACTTAGAAAACATACttctcaagcatcttttctgataacaacggtatgaaactagaaatcaactacaagaagaaaggtgggaaaaaaaatcacaaatatgtggagactgaacaacatgctactgaacaactagtgggtcaacaaagaaatcaaaggaaaaataaaaattatctgaagacaaatgaaagtgaaattttGACAtgccaaaacctatgagatgggggcttccctggtggcgcagtggttgagagtccgcctgccgatgcaggggacacgtgttcgtgccctggtccgggaggatcccatatgccgtggagcggttgggcccgtgagccatggccgctgggcctgcgcgtccggagcctgtgctccgcaacgggagaggctgcaacagtgagaggcccgtgtaccgcaaaaaaacaaacaaaaaaaaaaaacaaaaaaaaactatgagaTGCACCAAAAGtggtactaagagggaagtttatagtaatacaggtctacctcaagaaacaagaaaaatctcaagcactctaaccttacacctgaaggaactagaaaaagaagaacaagtgAAGCCCAAAGTTTgctgaagaaaggaaatattaaagatcagagcagaaataaatgaagtagagaccgaaaagacaatagaaaagatcaatgaaactaagagctggttctctgaaagacaaacaaaactgacaaaccattagctagactcactaagaaaaaaagagagaaggtaatgataaataaactcagaaatgaaagaggagcaataacaacagataccacagaagAACAAAGGATCAGAAGAGAATATCATGATCAGCTATACATCAACAAATTGGGCAACCTAGAAAGAATGGATAAGTTCTTAGAATCATATAGTCTTCCAAGAGTggatcatgaagaaacagaaaatctgaatagatcgATCACTGGTGCAgagattgaaacagtaatcaaaaacctcccctaaaacaaaattccagggccagatggcttcacaggtgaattctacaaaacattcaaagaagaattaatacctatccttctcaaactattccaaaaaatagtTGAAAAGGAGGGAGCGCTTCCTAACTATTTTACAAGGCCcacatcaccctaataccaaaaccagacgaagaaaacacaaaaaaaattacagaccagtatcactactgaacatagatgcaagaatcctcaacaaaacattggcaaaccaaatacaacaatacattaaggatcatacaccatgatcaagtgggatttatcccagggatggcaGGATggttcaacaacaacaaagcaatcaatgtgctacaccacattaacaaaatgaagtatgagaaccatatgatcatctcaatagatgcagaaaaagcatttgacaagattcaacacccatttatgataagaactctcaaTAAAGTGGGTATGGAAGGAATGTACCTTGACATATTAAAgtgcatatatgacaaacccacagctaacattatactcaatggtgaaaaactgaaagctgaaACAAAAGCTTCATGAAACAATATCCTTACCACATGTGATATTTTACAATCTGttctattatttcattaaaaagaaaagctggtcACAATTTATTCAACTGATTTTACAACCGCCTACAGTTTGCAATACTAGAAAACTTCTCTAGGATGAACTATATCCAGGGCTGCAACATGTTAATACAAGCAGTTCCCAACTAAGGATCAGAATCTTTCCAACCAATGCTCATATATTAATTGGTTATTTGAAATTTGAAACATATCCCATGAAGTAAGGTAGTTGGGaagtaatatttactgagtagttATTAAATACATTATCTTACTTATTTCTCAATGAATGATcttgagaagaagaaaatattattccattaCACAGATGGGAGAAgagtgaggcttggagaggtcaaTAACTTATCCAGTGCAGTAAAGATGGCACTTGACCCCAAGTCATCTGACTCCAAAAACTGCTCTTTCCAACATACTAATACATCATTTCCTTAGGTTTATGACAGCTTACTCCAAACCCCCATTTCTCcaaaacacaaaactgaaaaatctgCATTCAACCCAAATTCAGTAGGATCCTATAGAACCTAATTACTGCTTATGGGGATAATCTATGTAGAGGTATTCCTTGACTATAACTTAGGCTCTCAAAACACATTCTCCACAGGGATAGCAAGCTCCTTAACTCCGCCGTTTATTcctaaaacaaacacaacaatgGGAACAGAATTCTCAGTGACTTCAGAGCAGCAGGGAGACAAAGGAGAGGGGAATTGCTGGAgatattcccagcaccactaggGAAAATACAGGCATTTCCAGTGTGGAGAGTAATGGAGGTGGCAGTGTTGGCTCTTGTGCCCTCGCTGAGCGATCTGCCTCATTTCCATACGTGTTCTGCTTCTAGGCCTAATAAGgtgaaagatgaaaatgaaaaatgaaaaaccaaaaactaaaatgagaaacCAAAAGcgcctcactcccctccccctgctggtACAAGCCTACCACTAGCTGTCCACATTCATAGGGTGACAGGAATCCTAGCTTCAAGCCTCTAACCAGAGTTGTGGCTCATCTGGGAGCAGAGGCCACATATTTATACCCGTGTGGCTAAAACCTTAGGGTCTGTAGGGTCTGCAGAGCTTTAGGCCCAGGAAGAATGAAATCTGGAAGCAGCcatgttctctctctcctctcctctccactctCCTCCCGAAGGAGAAAGGGTCCCCTCTGCTCACCTCAACTTTGCCTGCCTAGTACGTTCTTTCAGACTCCACCTTCTATGGCTAGGCGCCCTGACCCTAAAGTATGAGCAAACAAACAtcttattagtattttatttgtagttttggaGATTTACAGTTTCACaagaaacactgatttttttttcaaaaaatagaaaaagttaaaaaaaaagaatctattgtCTTGGAAGAACAGAACAAGTCTCTTCAGCAAGCAATGGGCCAATTCAGATCGGAGGAACTAGTGAAGTAAGTTAGATATAGGAAGTTCCGATTTATCGTTTCAGGAATAACACAAATGTCTTCTTGTCCAGTTGTGTAAGGCTCCAAATGGGCCATCTCAGCTTAAGACTGGTAACACACAAACAAAGCCTCCAGGGTCCCATCGAGTGTGAATGCAGGGGTAGCTCACTCTCCAGGAGGCTGCATCTGTTTACAGAACTCATCAAACTGCTGCTGCTCCAGTTCTGTCATGACTCTGTTGAGGGCATAGATCTGAACGGGAGAAAAGACATGTTAGCAATGGAGGCAAATGCTTAGTGTATCTTCAGACACAAGAGGCTGTGTCATTTGAAAATGCCAGAACTGCATTGGTAATGCAGGGGCAGGAGAGGTAGACAGTAACTCCACTGGGGAATCAGATAAGAAGCAGTGAGGCAGGTGACTGATCAGGCCTTTAAAGGATCGGTAGGATTTGAACAGGTAGAGACTGGGGAAAGGACATAGGTGATGGGGGAGTGGATattatgattaaataaatataatgcaaAAGTACAGCATTAGTTCTAGAAACTTCAAGTATGCTAATATGGAAGATATCATGGAATGGGGTTTGGGGAGctggagaaagcaagaaaagtatGTTAGGGCCTTAAATGCCATGCCAAAGAATCTGGACTTTATCGGGCTGACTCTGGAGAGAGAAGTGTGCAGGGAAGCAACTTGATTATATCTGTGCTTtgggaaagaaaactggagacCATGTGAGAGATGGAGTTGGGGAGGAGAGATTATAGGCATTAGGAGACACCTATTACAATAGTGCGGGAGGAGATAGTAGGAACATGACCCAGGGTAGGCAGTGGGGTGGAAAGAAAACTGTGAGAGACATTCTAAGGTGAAAGGCAGGGTGTCTACCTTATTGCTCACCTTGCAGCAATCAATTAATCCACCAAGGGAAGAGAAACAACATAAAGCTTCCACATttgtatagaagaaaaaaaagaaggaccgTGTTTGTGTGTAGGGGATAAAACTTGAGTAAtcaaaaagaaggggaaaaaacctGAGAAgtgagacaaatagaaaatacaaaataagagcagaaatgaatgaaaaagcaaCCGAATGTACAATAGAGAGGATCACCAAAActgcaagatggttctttgaaaatactaaagaaaaccCTGCAAACCTCTGACAAGACAGGTCGAGATAAGAAGGGAGAAGGCACAAACATTATTAGAATTTAAAAGAAGTCGTAATTACTGACACAATGGAGATTAAAACAAAACTTATGAACTCTGTGTCAATAAGTTTGAAAACTTAAATGATCAAAACTGactaaataggggcttccctggtggcgcagtggttgagagtccgcctgccaatgcggaggacacgggttcgtgccccggcccgggaagatcccacatgctgcggagcggctgggcccgtgagccatggccgctgagcctgagcgtacggagcctgtgctctgcaaggggtgaggccacagcagtgagaggctcgcgtaccgcaaaaaaaaaaaaaaaaaaactgactaaaTAGAAAGCTTGAATAATCctacaatcttttttttccccaattttaaaaaattttgataagATTCTataatcttgggacttccctggtggcgtagtggttaagaatccacctgccaatgcaggggacatgggttcgagccctggtcagggaagatcccacattccgtggagcaactaagccagtgcaccacaactactgagcctgtgctctagagcccacgagccacaactactgagcccatgtgccacaactactgaagcccgcgcacctagagcctgtgctccacaacaagagaagccactgcagtgagaagtccgcgcacagcaacgaagagcagcccccactcgccacaactagagaaagcccacgcacagcaacgaagacccaacgcagccaaaaatacattaaaagaaaaaaaaatctataatcttTAAGTAAAACGGAATTCCACAGTGATGAAAATAGTCTCAAACGACACAAATGATTCTCAAAAAGCATAATACTGATAGTTAAAATGGTCaagttttatgtatgttttaccataaaacaaacaaataaataagtaaatctacatggttaaaaaaaaaaaaaaagatgctgaatGAAGAGAACCAGTCACAGAATACGGTAACATATATAAAGTTCAGAAACATGCAAAACTAGACAGTATAGTGTTatgctataaaatattatttagggGTATGCACAGAAATAGTAAATTAATACAGAACAGCAAGGGAGTGATTAGCATGAAATTAAGGACCGAGGGTACTGCTAGTGGGAAGGCTGGGGACATGGCCAGAGTGAGGCCTGAAGAGCTTCTAAGTTACTGGTCATGTTCTATTTCTGTAGTTGggtgtttgttttattcatcttctttAAGTGCAcaaacacattatatatatattatttatatgtattatataattaagaatatattaagtatgaatatacttaatatattaaGTATTATGTATTAAGAATATATTAAGTAATTCAttaagcagagaaagaagagactCAAAATGGGTCAAGGGTCCAAGCCAAGGAATGAGACTTTCAAGGACAGGATCACCAACAGTACCAAATGCTGCTTCAGCTGCCAAATGGGCCTCCGTTCCCATTCACCCCTCTCATCTCTCCTTCTCATCTCACTTTCTGGAATGTGGCATCTATACAGAACTGAAGGGAAACTGTGTCTCCGCCTCCCCACAAGGGCTCTTGTCACATTCCTATCTTAGGAAACTGCATTCCAggcaacacacacaaaacagcaaGGCAACTGTGGGGCAAAGCAGGGAGCAGGGGAGAAAGTCCAGAGACCTGTTTAGATGGCAGTCCTGCCCCTCAATCCCTTACTACCTAGGAATTCTGGTCCCAACACTTCACttgaaatgaggataatacttTCTACCTCACAAGGTCATGTATGTTGTATCTCCCTTCCTTATTCCAGGAAGGATTTACAAAGGTCAGAATGGGAGCAACAATAATGTACCCTGGTGTGAGGATTACATGTGGTGATGCATGTGCCTGGCACATCTGAGGAGCTCAACAAGGGCCAGCTGCATCGACAGTGCAAGTCCGGTATGACATCTTGGCAAATGAGCACAATTCACCTTCAAGTCCGCACGATGAAAACAGCGACTCCTGATAACAATCAGTCGCTGCCATTTCTGAGCGCTTTCTCTGGGCCACAGGCACCGTCCTACATGCTTTACATACAACATTTCTATTCCTTACAACAATCTTGTGTAATTGAtgttatcatcctcattttaccaaAAAGGAACTGAagagctgaggttcagagaggttaagtatcttgTCCAAGGTGACCTGGGAAGAACTGGAATTTATGGAGGAGTTGAAGTCAGACAAGTAAGTGTAACCTGTGGAACCTCACCGGCAGGGTGTCAGTAAACACATGAACAATGTCCTCAACAATATTATCGCTGCAGTGTTCACAAAGgacagtttcctagggctgtttCTTACAGCAGCCCTCCAACTTTCACCAAAGCGCTGAGCAGTAAAACCGTCTGGGGGCCTGTGTCCAGGTGAAGATGGGGGAGGTGAAGGAAAGAGGGGCACAATCTGTTAGAACCCAGGTCCACAGCTCTCGGAGAGTCTGCCTTAATCCAAAGGCAGATTTCAGTTTATGGATTAATTTCAAACACACTATTAAGTTTACTTATTATGTTTATGTCGGCCTCCCCCGCTGAATGCACGCTCCACAAAGGCAGGGACTCCTCTGTtcctacaacagtgcctggcatgtagtagcaGTTCAATATTGTGAGTGAATGGATCagattaacaaaaatttaaagtctGACACTATTAAGCattggaaaagaagtgaagaatgaGAACTCTCTCACACTGCTAATGCAGGTGCAAACTTGTACGTCTCTctgaaaacaatttggcaatgtctagtAAACTTGAAAATGTACccaataattctacttctagtTATATATGCCCTTCAGGAATTCCAGCACAGGTGCCCAAGGAGACATCTAAAAGTTTTTCACTACAGCATTGGttgtaacagcaaaaaaaaccctataaattatttaaacatcCGTTACCGGAGGACGGGTAAATATACTAAAGTGGATCCATAAACTAGACTACTATTAGCAGTGATGAGGAATAAACTAGATTCTTACATTAACATGAATAGttctaaaaaacataaacaaaatgcaaaataaaacacgTGGAATCAGTTTAATGTAagcttttaaaacacaaaagaacattttatattgttcaaaaatatctacaaatatttgagtgtaaaagtataaaaaaaaatagtggttgcCCACAAGGAGGGGAAAAGTAAATGGAGAAAGGGGACTtcaaatttttatgtaatttttacttatcttatttaaaaaagactccaggcaaatatgacaaaatgttaaaCACTACCAATCTGGGGTGCTGAGTACCCAGGTGTTTGTTATAATAttctgcttttctgtatttttaaatttctaaaaaaaaaaaaagaaaagaaacaagcaaaagcaaaagaaatagaaagagggAAGACTGTGGGAAGCTTTTTCCTGAtattaaatgctaaaataaaatattcatgtaaACAGGTTGATTTTTAAGTGCAGACTGAACAAAGGAACACAGTGTTGGATGTAGAGCTTGGGCCTCTACTTCCCAATTAGGAGGAGCAACTCTCCAGGCCAAATCCAGGACATCTGTACTAGTGTGTGTGACACTTGCTCTCGCTCACTCCCTTACGGAACCCCTCCCTTACATgtcccttctctttttcctttcttccttccctcaggTCCTACCACAAAAGCTCTGCGCCAGGAGTCATCTGGAGGCTATCTGGTACCGGTCGGGGTTCTGACACTTGGTATGTGACTCTGGAACCTCAGTGATCTCCTCTGGAAACCTGGGATAACACCTGTTTTGGCTGGATTGGCTGGAGGCAGGTAGGGCTTCCCGTCACAGCTCTATCTCTCTATACCGGCATCATCTCCAGCAGACTACAGGTATACAGGCCCTCCTTACTCTCACCTCTGCTCTCTGTCTTTGCTTCAGCTCCTGCTGGGCTGATTTCTGCTTGGCCTTCTCAACTCTGCTGACAGCCTCTTTAACTTTGGTTTTTTCTTTACGTGCAGGTGGATCCATGACTTGGCTTCTCTATACTTCTTAGTCAGCTCTGACCTGGATGGTACAGAAGGCGGCggatctaaaaacaaaaaaagaacgaACGAACGAACTTCCATTCACTAATGCCCTACCTCAGCCCCTTCCTTTggcaggggaggcagaggggccCGGGGAAAAGGGCGCTGCATTAGAGGTGTAAGACCTGAgtcccactgccaccacctcGCTGGGAGTCTCTAGGCAAATCTCCTCCCcactctgagctttagttttctccGTCTGCACAATGGGACAACAGTCCATCCCCTGGCACCCTCCCACGAGCTGCCATGTGAGCACCAAATGCGAAGAGCCCTGTGAACGGTTTCCTACACTGTAGCGCGCTGCATCCAGCGTGGGACCGCCAGAATTACGAGGACACCGCGGCCCAGAGGGACCGACCGGCCGAAGTATCGAAACGGGCTGGCGGGGAGCCCAAGGCTCGCGCGGCCTCCAGCCTCCGGACCAGGGCTttcccacctctgccctcccagaAGGTTACGGCCCGCTCGGCCCGAGGGGCCCGCCCTCCTCCACCGCCCCGCCCGGGCCCAAGCCCAGCCCCAGGAGAGCTCCCCTCCCGCCGCCGCCCACTCCCGGTGCAAAACGGCGCTGGAGACGGGCGGCGCTCGGGAGTCGGGGCCTTCCCTCCCGGGTCTCGGGACTCGGACAAAGGCCCAAGGGGGAACCCCCGCCTTCCCCTACCTCCCAGCCTGCAGTACGAGCCTGCCGCGCCTCGGATTGGGCGGGGCCGGGAGGCGGAGGGCGGGTCGGCGCGTCGAGGCCCCGCCCACAGGGAGGCCCGCGCGTGCGTAGAGAGCGTGTCTGGACGCCCCGCATCGGTGCTGGTGCTGGAGCtgcagctggagctggagctggggcaggggcGGGTGGGTACCAGTAACAAAAGCTTTTCCCGGGAATACTTTCTGGGACAGACGTTAGGCTTTGAAAGGTGAGATCTGAAACCTGGGACTAGAATTGtaaccctctgagcctcagttttcaatTCGGAAAGTAGGGATGATGAttgctgcctttttaaaaattattatgtaatTTAGACAGTAAACAtggtctcttttttcttctttccaatagAATACatttgatcacttttttttttatacagcaggtttttattagtcatcagttttataaacatccgtgtatacatgttaatcccaattgCCCGATTGCTGCCTTCTTGATTCAGAAGCTTGTTAGGAAGTCAAGTGAGCTCCTGTTTACCACAGTGCTTTGGAAAGGGAAATCGTGATGGAAGTATAAATAGCCAatataaacaaagagaaatgttcaagttcactgataatcgataattttaaaattacaattttataactatttacaataattttacaaattgaaaTAGCTGgctatcatttttcatttattagcttGTCAAGGATTGGACAAAATGGTAGATAAGTACTTTGACAGCAGAAATCTTGTACAGTCTAATAATAACAACGACAATAATAACTACCTCTCTTCTGGACTTATATTACAGGCACTGTTCATAGAGCTTCACATTTATTAACTCATGTATTCCTCATAATAAGTACGTATAAAAGtgtgaatatataataatatactataattgttcccattttacaaataaggaaacagaggcacagagagtttgtgacttgtccaaggtcacacagccagtaagtacCCTAGCAAGTATTTCAGCTAGGATTTAGGATAGGACAATGGCCTATCCAAAAGAAAACGTGTTCAAGGCCACTCCTTTTGTTCCTCTAAGGATTGGGCAAGAATTGAAACAAAGGATGGATTCTAAGCAACAGTGAAAGTGTAGCCCAGATGGACACTCATATTTTCAGTCAAAGGGTAAATTATCACAACCTTTTGGGAAGCCAGTTTAACACTGCATTTCAAAAGCCTTGAAAATGAACACGAccccacaaaaagacaaatactgcattattccatttctatgagatatctaaaatagtcaaactcttagtagaatggtgattgccacgggctgaggggaggggaaaagggaattGTTCAATagatatagagtttcagttttgcaagatgaaaaagtcctaTAGATCAGCTGCACAACAATATGCATATAGTTGATACCACtgtactgcacacttaaaaataattaagatggtaaacctacctaaggaggtaaaagacctgtactgcaaaactataagacactgatgaaagcaagaAGACACAAACCGTTGGAAAGATGTACTGTgttgttcatggattggaagaattaatattgttaaaatggctatactaccaaaggcaatccacagattcagtgcaatccctatcacaatactaagggcatttttcacagaactagaacaaataattttaatatttgtatggaaacaaaaaagagccaaaatagctaaaacaatgttgagaaaggagaacagagctggaggaatcatgctccctgacttcagactatacgacaaagctgcagtaatcaaaacagtatagtactggcacaaaaacagacacatagatcaatggaagcgtatacagagcccagaaataaacccatgcacttatggtcaattaatctacaacaaag
The genomic region above belongs to Phocoena sinus isolate mPhoSin1 chromosome 1, mPhoSin1.pri, whole genome shotgun sequence and contains:
- the SVBP gene encoding small vasohibin-binding protein, which produces MDPPARKEKTKVKEAVSRVEKAKQKSAQQELKQRQRAEIYALNRVMTELEQQQFDEFCKQMQPPGE